In the Cydia fagiglandana chromosome 5, ilCydFagi1.1, whole genome shotgun sequence genome, one interval contains:
- the LOC134664731 gene encoding uncharacterized protein LOC134664731 has protein sequence MPIDRDLNTDLILLNEENTAAQNLAVTAAKVALNNFEWRYMTMVLHNSSILLGLSAFMQLYRKSVVVGNRFLDFEEYTRDKIIQFVVFGSDLNNIKHILNWMRNKQFDNTGKFIVICKSCDEREAINIFWDHKITNVVFINYSSRASNLIGFTYSVYDNEKCQISLPRPLQETCIQNSCTKLFHMKLKKFHRCPIIVSTIIQVPLMSLESGTPQGADGDLLLLIADALNATLKVMTPHWGSGFGQLNTHGYWSGSLADVYYDLANFSMTSPCITLTRSRDFHMSTNYYSNNIIWVTHPAIPLPAWQKLLRPFQIIARISLVVTFLFVILVAMFLKSKYWTKKSKGIITTTRPHQCFLFNVWAIFMGMPMTKLPSKPACMTIFLLWVYYCFMIRTFYQTSLIRAMKNNYNSTEFENLEDILNSGYPFGGVPSLKEFFFDVPEVYNNWKPINSSDIFQIMLSLSKGMKYVLAVKKVTAKNFVSKHYGNLHIVPQTIVTSPTVLFFKKFSPMVESVNQVLERLNEGGFTEKFYKDHANIQTITKIESSEAMNVGHYAGCYVVLAAGWIVSIIVFFCEICYKYSKQ, from the coding sequence ATGCCGATAGATAGAGACCTTAATACCGATTTAATTTTACTCAATGAAGAAAATACAGCGGCTCAAAATTTAGCTGTCACCGCGGCTAAGGTAGCCCTCAACAACTTCGAATGGAGATACATGACTATGGTTCTCCATAACTCCTCAATTCTTCTCGGATTAAGCGCGTTCATGCAACTTTATCGGAAAAGTGTCGTCGTCGGCAATCGATTCCTCGATTTTGAAGAATACACTAGAGACAAGATCATACAGTTTGTGGTTTTTGGATCAGACTTGAATAACATAAAACATATACTGAATTGGATGCGCAATAAGCAATTTGACAACACCGGCAAATTTATTGTCATTTGCAAGAGCTGCGACGAGCGTGAAGCGATAAACATATTCTGGGATCACAAGATAACAAATGtggtttttattaattatagttCCAGAGCTAGCAATTTAATTGGTTTTACATATTCTGTTTATGATAACGAAAAATGTCAAATAAGTTTACCTCGCCCACTTCAGGAAACCTGCATTCAAAATTCGTGCACAAAATTATTTCACATGAAACTTAAAAAATTTCACAGGTGTCCGATAATTGTATCTACGATAATTCAGGTCCCCCTTATGTCTCTGGAGTCGGGAACCCCACAAGGCGCAGACGGTGACCTCTTGCTACTCATCGCAGATGCTTTAAACGCAACTCTGAAGGTAATGACTCCCCATTGGGGCTCCGGCTTTGGACAGCTAAACACACACGGTTATTGGTCAGGATCCTTGGCAGACGTTTACTATGACCTTGCCAATTTCTCTATGACATCCCCATGTATAACTCTGACCAGAAGCAGAGATTTTCATATGTCCACAAATTACTATTCGAACAATATTATTTGGGTCACTCATCCTGCAATACCGCTGCCAGCTTGGCAAAAACTTTTGCGACCATTTCAAATAATAGCTAGGATATCTCTAGTTGTTACATTTTTATTCGTCATACTGGTAGCTATGTTCCTCAAAAGCAAATACTGGACAAAAAAATCCAAAGGAATAATTACGACAACGCGACCTCATCAATGCTTCTTGTTCAATGTATGGGCAATTTTCATGGGTATGCCCATGACGAAATTGCCGTCAAAACCGGCATGTATGACCATATTTTTGCTCTGGGTGTATTATTGTTTTATGATACGAACGTTCTATCAGACATCACTTATCCGCGCCAtgaaaaataactataactctACAGAATTCGAAAATCTTGAAGACATTTTAAATTCTGGTTATCCATTTGGTGGTGTGCCATCGCTCAAGGAGTTTTTCTTTGACGTTCCTGAAGTATATAACAACTGGAAACCCATTAACAGCTCcgacatttttcaaattatgcTCAGTTTATCGAAAGGAATGAAGTACGTTCTGGCTGTGAAAAAGGTTACTGCTAAAAATTTTGTTTCAAAACATTATGGCAATTTACATATTGTGCCCCAGACCATTGTGACGAGTCCcactgttttattttttaagaaattctCTCCAATGGTGGAGTCCGTGAATCAAGTACTCGAGCGATTAAACGAAGGCGGTTTCACTGAGAAGTTCTATAAAGATCACGCCAATATACAAACAATAACGAAGATAGAAAGTTCAGAAGCAATGAACGTTGGACACTACGCGGGATGTTACGTGGTATTGGCCGCTGGATGGATTGTATCGATAATAGTTTTCTTTTGTGAGATTTGTTACAAATatagtaaacaataa
- the LOC134664730 gene encoding uncharacterized protein LOC134664730 yields the protein MALNNSQLFINNEFAFIRHMSKIAAKIAFYNFEWRFVTLVMFNNIKLIGLATFLSNYNQSVQLKLGQFIPQRPLTSIHQFVLFGQESSEIADMLRWLAKNQYDTTGKYVIMCYSIEDEKCGDKVIFETLSSVFIVNVLLIKGSLGDKEPTISSYFLVLPEKCLNSDPVKLNISLNCADDSCFKSVYPEKFSNMYQCPFIVSTFEQHPFMYLRNDSAPTGKDGDLLTLVVNILNASLVIKAPIDGSDSGEFVNNNWTGSLGAVFNGLAHAAMCSAPLSPDKYANFQISFTYGSMDIVWATGLPAVKPAWEKLLYPLQINVRMLIFFLFIGIIFMNTFTKTRAWRKVIRALKISPPKSNLLFYSWVLLIGQPVIKMPSKPSLLMMVGIWIWFCFVIRTVYQAALTSIMKHTFYDEPFDTFEDVLATKKPFGGIAIYKEYYSDDSFIYDNYIVMNLAEGRQTVDSISNGSLDFVIAMNKETVYFRLMKYMGTRHLQIIPKKIANSPTVIFFKKFSYLTAPVSRILSASLEGGFSDRRYAHYFRRGISLLRNSQHRRTEPLRLEHFMGSFFTLLGGYVISVIFFAVEVICGRIVNSQY from the coding sequence ATGGCTTTGAACAATTCACAGCTTTTCATCAACAACGAATTTGCATTTATTAGACATATGAGTAAGATAGCTGCAAAAATCgcattttataattttgaatgGCGGTTCGTTACTTTGGTTATGTTTAACAATATTAAGTTAATTGGGTTGGCGACATTCTTAAGCAATTACAACCAGTCAGTACAGTTAAAACTGGGACAATTTATACCTCAGCGTCCACTCACATCAATACATCAGTTCGTGTTGTTTGGACAGGAATCTTCAGAGATAGCAGATATGCTTCGATGGCTTGCCAAGAACCAATATGATACAACAGGAAAATATGTCATTATGTGCTATTCTATCGAAGATGAAAAATGTGGTGATAAAGTAATTTTCGAAACATTATCCAGTGTTTTTATAGTAAATGTGTTATTAATTAAAGGTTCCCTCGGAGACAAAGAGCCCACAATATCTTCGTACTTTCTTGTTTTGCCAGAGAAATGCCTTAATAGCGACCCTGTAAAGTTAAACATAAGTTTAAACTGCGCGGATGATTCTTGTTTTAAATCAGTATACCCAGAAAAGTTTTCGAATATGTATCAGTGCCCATTTATTGTATCCACATTTGAGCAACACCCATTTATGTATTTGAGAAATGATAGCGCTCCAACAGGTAAAGACGGTGATCTTTTAACTTTAGTAGTGAATATTTTGAACGCTTCACTTGTAATAAAAGCACCGATTGATGGCAGCGACTCGGGCGAATTCGTGAACAACAACTGGACGGGGTCTCTCGGCGCCGTGTTCAACGGCCTAGCTCACGCTGCGATGTGCTCCGCTCCGCTGTCTCCTGATAAATATGCAAATTTCCAAATTTCATTCACGTATGGTTCCATGGACATAGTGTGGGCTACAGGCCTACCTGCCGTGAAGCCGGCCTGGGAAAAACTGTTATACCCTTTGCAAATTAACGTAAGGATGCTAATCTTCTTTCTGTTTATTGGAATAATTTTTATGAATACATTTACAAAGACGCGTGCTTGGAGGAAAGTTATACGAGCCCTGAAAATAAGCCCGCCGAAGTCGAACTTGCTATTTTATTCTTGGGTTTTATTAATAGGGCAGCCTGTAATTAAAATGCCCTCAAAGCCATCTCTACTAATGATGGTCGGAATCTGGATTTGGTTTTGCTTTGTTATCAGAACGGTGTACCAGGCGGCGCTGACAAGCATTATGAAACACACTTTTTATGACGAGCCATTTGATACATTTGAAGACGTCCTTGCGACCAAAAAGCCATTTGGAGGAATCGCTATTTACAAAGAATATTATTCAGATGATAGTTTCATATACGACAATTATATCGTCATGAACCTAGCAGAAGGGCGCCAAACTGTAGACAGTATTTCAAATGGAAGTTTAGACTTTGTGATTGCTATGAACAAAGAGACAGTTTATTTCAGGCTAATGAAGTATATGGGTACAAGACATTTGCAAATAATACCAAAAAAGATTGCAAATAGTCCAACTGTAATATTTTTCAAGAAGTTTTCTTACTTAACTGCTCCTGTAAGTCGTATCTTGAGTGCTTCTTTGGAAGGCGGATTTAGTGACAGAAGGTATGCCCATTACTTCAGAAGGGGCATTTCATTGCTCCGCAACTCACAGCATCGCCGCACAGAACCGCTTCGACTGGAACATTTTATGGGCAGTTTTTTCACTTTACTCGGCGGTTACGTTATTTCAGTTATATTTTTTGCTGTTGAAGTGATATGTGGAAGAATTGTGAATTCTCAAtactaa